One genomic region from Diabrotica undecimpunctata isolate CICGRU chromosome 9, icDiaUnde3, whole genome shotgun sequence encodes:
- the LOC140449839 gene encoding eukaryotic initiation factor 4A-III has translation MAVPKRGASVFEDLSNVEFETSEDVEVIEKFKNMNLKEELLRGIFAYGFEKPSAIQQRAIKPIMKGRDVIAQAQSGTGKTATFSISILQALDLTMRETQVLCLSPTRELAVQIQKVILALGDFMNVQCHACIGGTNLGEDIRKLDYGQHVVSGTPGRVYDMIRRRALRTRSVKMLVLDEADEMLNKGFKEQIYDVYRFLPPSTQVVLISATLPHEILEITSKFMTDPIRILVKRDELTLEGIKQFFVAVEREEWKFDTLCDLYDTLTITQAVIFCNTKRKVDWLTEKMRENNFTVSSMHGDMPQKERDNIMKEFRSGQSRVLITTDVWARGIDVQQVSLVINYDLPNNRELYIHRIGRSGRFGRKGVAINFVKSDDIRILRDIEQYYSTQIDEMPMNVADLI, from the exons ATGGCAGTTCCAAAAAGAGGTGCCTCAGTTTTTGAGGACTTATCAAATGTAGAGTTTGAAACTAGTGAAGATGTCGAAGTTATCGAGAAGTTTAAAAACATGAATCTTAAAGAAGAACTTCTTCGTGGTATCTTCGCATATG GTTTTGAAAAACCCTCAGCCATTCAACAGAGAGCAATAAAGCCTATTATGAAAGGCAGAGATGTAATAGCTCAAGCACAATCTGGTACTGGTAAAACAGCCACCTTTTCTATTTCGATTTTACAAGCTTTAGATTTAACAATGCGAGAAACACAAGTTTTATGTTTGTCTCCTACTAGAGAATTGGCTGTACAGATTCAAAAAGTTATTCTAGCTTTAGGTGATTTTATGAATGTTCAATGTCATGCTTGTATTGGAGGTACAAATCTTGGAGAAGATATCAGGAAACTTGATTATGGACAGCATGTGGTTAGTGGAACACCTGGGAGAGTTTATG atATGATCAGAAGAAGAGCTCTAAGAACAAGATCTGTAAAAATGTTGGTTTTAGATGAGGCTGATGAAATGTTAAATAAAGGATTCAAAGAACAAATTTATGATGTATATAGATTCCTTCCCCCATCAACACAAGTTGTACTCATTTCAGCTACACTGCCTCACGAAATTTTGGAAATTACTTCCAAATTTATGACAGATCCTATTAGGATTTTGGTAAAACG TGATGAATTGACATTGGAAGGTATAAAACAGTTCTTTGTGGCAGTTGAAAGAGAAGAATGGAAATTTGACACCCTCTGTGACCTCTATGATACATTAACCATTACTCAGGCTGTCATTTTCTGTAACACAAAGAGGAAGGTGGACTGGCTGACAGAGAAAATGAGGGAAAACAATTTTACAGTTAGTTCAATGCATGGAGATATGCCACAAAAGGAACGTGACAATATTATGAAAGAGTTTAG ATCGGGACAGAGTAGGGTCCTAATCACGACTGATGTTTGGGCTAGAGGTATTGACGTACAACAAGTCAGTTTGGTTATCAATTATGACTTACCGAACAATCGTGAATTGTACATCCATCGTATCGGTAGATCTGGTAGGTTCGGGCGAAAGGGTGTAGCCATTAACTTCGTGAAATCCGACGACATCAGAATTCTGAGAGATATTGAACAATATTACTCAACCCAAATTGATGAAATGCCGATGAATGTTGctgatttaatttaa
- the LOC140449838 gene encoding U6 snRNA-associated Sm-like protein LSm6, translating into MNRKEALSTFIQQIHGRPVVVKLNSGVDYRGVLACLDGYMNIALEQTEEYVNGQLKNKFGDAFIRGNNVLYISTQKRRY; encoded by the exons atgaaTAGAAAGGAGGCACTATCGACTTTCATTCAACAAATTCATGGTAGACCTGTTGTGGTAAAGCTAAACAGTGGTGTGGATTATAGAG GTGTTCTAGCCTGCCTAGATGGATACATGAACATTGCTTTAGAGCAGACTGAAGAATATGTTAATGGCCAGCTAAAAAATAAATTTGGTGATGCCTTTATCAGAGGAAATAACGttttgtatataagtacacaAAAAAGGCGGTACTAA